A genomic segment from Pseudomonas sessilinigenes encodes:
- a CDS encoding ABC transporter ATP-binding protein: MLNLSDVRKSRGEGRQRYSLVIPRLQLRAGDQLAVVGPSGCGKSTLLDLLALVLAPDSSRCFEFAPLDAAIDIAQVWRQAGHSALAELRSRHLGYVLQTGGLLGFLDVRGNIGLPRKMLGLADEGIPRRLAERLEIVDQLHKKPADLSVGQRQRVSCARALAHGPQVLLADEPTAALDPLNAQRVMQLLVQQARDQQLCCVVATHDEPLARANGLQVRRIACQRDADGGVTATLGEAC, from the coding sequence ATGCTGAACCTTTCGGATGTGCGCAAGAGCCGCGGCGAAGGCCGCCAACGCTACAGCCTGGTGATCCCCAGGCTGCAATTGCGCGCAGGCGATCAACTGGCGGTGGTGGGCCCCAGCGGGTGCGGCAAGAGCACGTTGCTCGATTTGCTGGCGCTGGTGTTGGCCCCGGATTCGTCCAGGTGCTTCGAATTCGCACCGCTCGACGCTGCCATCGATATTGCCCAGGTCTGGCGGCAGGCTGGGCACAGCGCCCTGGCCGAGCTGCGCAGCCGGCACCTGGGGTATGTACTGCAGACCGGCGGCCTGCTGGGCTTCCTCGATGTACGGGGCAACATCGGCTTGCCGCGCAAGATGCTCGGGCTGGCCGATGAGGGCATTCCCCGGCGCCTGGCCGAACGCTTGGAGATCGTCGACCAACTGCACAAGAAACCCGCCGACTTGTCGGTGGGCCAGCGCCAGCGGGTCAGTTGTGCCCGGGCCCTGGCCCATGGCCCGCAGGTGCTGTTGGCGGACGAACCGACGGCGGCCTTGGACCCCTTGAACGCCCAGCGAGTGATGCAGCTACTGGTGCAGCAGGCGCGGGACCAGCAGCTGTGCTGCGTGGTCGCCACCCACGATGAACCCCTGGCCCGGGCCAATGGCTTGCAGGTCCGGCGGATTGCCTGCCAGCGCGATGCCGATGGTGGCGTCACCGCGACCCTCGGGGAGGCTTGCTGA
- a CDS encoding DotU family type VI secretion system protein: MHPFDDSAGQPSPANDRTQFMPRPGGRAPEPNRPAAPPPPSLAMPAAPLASGQAQGLNPLESAAGPLLALLTRLRSTLAHPAPASLRAQLLAYLRQFEERAEAAGVPRNDVLLARYALCTALDEAVLSTPWGSTSDWGKQSLLITVHNEAWGGEKVFQLLEHCLQSPRERLYLLELLYLCMCLGFEGRYRVMIDGRSQLEALRERTAATIRSARGEHERELSPHWRGVTVARDRLAQFMPPWVGIAIAVALLLALLFGLRLKLAADAEPVFKNIHALGEIPVQTLDRPVIQPKVVERPRLAGFLADDIRAGKVAVEDAVDRSVVTIRGDELFASASASIRDDYQPLMLRIADAVRKVKGQVRITGHSDNRPIATLRFPSNWKLSQARAESVLEILAAKTGQPARFSAEGRSDTEPLATNATAEGRARNRRVEISVLAEGVE; the protein is encoded by the coding sequence CCGGCCAACGACCGTACCCAGTTCATGCCGCGCCCTGGTGGTCGCGCGCCCGAGCCCAATCGCCCGGCGGCGCCACCGCCACCGTCCCTGGCGATGCCGGCGGCACCATTGGCCTCGGGCCAGGCACAGGGTCTGAACCCCCTGGAAAGCGCAGCCGGCCCGCTGCTGGCGCTGCTCACTCGCCTGCGCAGCACCCTGGCGCATCCGGCTCCGGCCAGCTTGCGAGCGCAATTGCTGGCCTACCTGCGCCAGTTCGAAGAGCGTGCCGAGGCGGCCGGAGTACCGCGTAACGATGTGCTGTTGGCCCGCTATGCGCTGTGTACCGCCCTGGACGAGGCGGTACTGAGCACGCCCTGGGGCAGCACCAGCGATTGGGGCAAGCAGAGCCTGCTGATTACCGTGCACAACGAGGCCTGGGGTGGCGAGAAGGTCTTCCAGCTGCTGGAGCACTGCCTGCAAAGCCCGCGCGAACGCCTGTACCTGCTGGAGCTTTTGTACCTGTGCATGTGCCTGGGTTTCGAAGGCCGCTACCGGGTGATGATCGACGGTCGCAGCCAGTTGGAGGCCCTGCGCGAGCGTACCGCCGCGACCATTCGCAGCGCCCGTGGCGAACACGAGCGCGAACTGTCGCCTCATTGGCGCGGCGTCACCGTGGCCCGGGATCGCCTGGCCCAGTTCATGCCGCCCTGGGTCGGTATCGCCATCGCCGTGGCGTTGCTGCTGGCCCTGTTGTTCGGCCTGCGCCTGAAGCTGGCGGCGGATGCCGAGCCGGTGTTCAAGAACATCCATGCCCTGGGCGAGATTCCGGTACAGACCCTGGATCGCCCGGTGATCCAGCCCAAGGTGGTGGAGCGTCCACGCCTGGCCGGGTTCCTGGCCGACGATATCCGTGCCGGGAAAGTGGCGGTGGAAGACGCCGTCGACCGCTCGGTGGTGACGATCCGCGGCGATGAACTGTTCGCTTCGGCCAGCGCCAGCATCCGCGACGACTATCAGCCGCTGATGCTGCGCATCGCCGATGCCGTGCGCAAGGTCAAGGGCCAGGTGCGGATCACCGGCCACAGCGACAACAGGCCGATCGCCACTTTGCGCTTTCCGTCCAACTGGAAGCTGTCCCAGGCCCGTGCCGAGTCGGTGCTGGAGATCCTGGCGGCGAAGACCGGGCAGCCGGCGCGGTTCAGCGCCGAAGGCCGCAGCGATACCGAGCCGTTGGCAACCAATGCCACCGCCGAAGGGCGGGCGCGTAATCGTCGGGTAGAAATCAGCGTATTGGCGGAGGGGGTCGAGTGA
- the tagF gene encoding type VI secretion system-associated protein TagF: MTTMPGLYGKLASRGDFVSRGLPQSFIAPWDSWLAAGLLASQNAMGEHWLNAYLVSPLWRFALAPGLCGPQAAVGVVMPSIDRVGRYFPLTVAALLEPGEDLASLVSGPDQWFEQVEELLLATLDEGASFEALEEGLQGLGAPLATARAEGSHFAGLQRFYVNDPQARGTVLAAQALDGSSVWWGRGSQYISPMLLRCQGLPPANDFAQFLLGQEGAV, from the coding sequence ATGACGACGATGCCTGGCCTGTACGGCAAGCTGGCCAGCCGTGGCGACTTTGTCAGCCGTGGCTTGCCACAGAGTTTCATCGCGCCCTGGGACAGCTGGCTGGCGGCGGGGCTGCTGGCCAGCCAGAACGCCATGGGCGAGCACTGGTTGAATGCCTATCTGGTCAGCCCCCTGTGGCGTTTCGCCCTGGCTCCAGGCCTGTGCGGACCCCAGGCGGCGGTCGGGGTGGTAATGCCGAGCATCGATCGGGTCGGGCGGTATTTCCCCCTGACGGTCGCCGCGCTGCTGGAGCCCGGCGAAGACCTGGCCTCGCTGGTGAGCGGCCCGGACCAGTGGTTCGAACAGGTGGAGGAGCTGTTGCTGGCAACCCTCGACGAGGGCGCCAGCTTCGAGGCCCTGGAAGAAGGCTTGCAGGGCCTGGGGGCGCCGCTGGCGACAGCGCGTGCCGAGGGCAGTCATTTCGCCGGCCTGCAACGGTTCTATGTCAATGATCCGCAGGCCCGGGGGACGGTACTGGCCGCCCAGGCCCTGGATGGATCGAGTGTCTGGTGGGGGCGCGGCTCGCAGTACATCAGCCCGATGCTGCTGCGTTGCCAGGGCCTGCCACCGGCCAATGATTTTGCGCAATTTCTGCTCGGGCAAGAGGGTGCCGTCTAA
- the tssM gene encoding type VI secretion system membrane subunit TssM, producing the protein MKAFFSFVIRWVIPLLGLIALSLIIWFVGPLLEFLVPEGRRWALIIFIFAVWIAYRVFRIIQARRHAAKVLQSLAADTPPDPDSLATAEELAALRQRMDEALVLLKKAKLGGDERRNLYELPWYVIIGPPGSGKTTALVNSGLHFPLAAQLGAGAVRGVGGTRNCDWWFTDQAVLLDTAGRYTTQDSHANVDKAAWLGFLDLLKTQRSRRPIDGAFVAISLSDLLLGSEAERAAHAAAIRLRIQELYTQLGVRFPIYLMLTKLDLVPGFMEFFDSLSKEERAQVWGMTFALDDGKGSDSPLAHLPAELAALEQRLNERLVERLQQERDPARRDLIYGFAQQFAALKESLQGFLEGVFKPNAFEERVLLRGVYFTSGTQEGSPIDRLIGAMAQSMNLDRQHLARQTGTGRSYFIEKLFSAVAFAERGLVGVNPKVERRRKWIARGALAASVALVLVVGTLWIVSYRANQAYIAQVDQRVAPVRQNVQNLSPAQRDVLAVLPLLNATRNLAGDAPGWAEGLGLYQGDMLEAESASVYRKLLVAVFAPRLMTRIEEQLHSGGNSDFLYEGLKAYLMLADSEHYDADFIKAWITLDWDQTLSRELPPDQRLALTGHLQALFEKHPPNARLDQRLIEDLRRQLQQLPVAQRVYDRVKRAKLPAGVPDFRLSEAGGRDAALVFTRKSGKPLSEPLSGLFTAKGYREGFLLASVNQAGTLAEEQWVLGRDQAEQQNVASLAADVRRLYFQDYLRQWDALLADIDFVPITSVAQAADVLRIISGPTSPLKKLLVAVSKETDLQQEERLLAAQGQKVEGGVDQLKQRLGSLLGQEQAAGPAAVASEDPVSLHFADLISLVSKGEGEPAAIDGLLADMNALYVQVSAMVGASGDALLGEAKNQASAAAARVSLTAARQPPMVQGLVKSVVGSTTNTMMGGVRNQLNAAWVSEVVNVYRQSLSGRYPMSPGSSRDATLEDFGQFFGTGGVMDSYFRKYLQPYVNTSTTTWSWQPGAAQKLGISPGVLQTFQRASNIRDAFFRSSGGTQPAVRFELKPVEMDANISQFLLDLDGQQLSYDHGPSRPVAMQWPNPGSIGVVRLSIMPPSASGRSGITLDGPWAWFRLLEQSDLTATNSPDRFNLRLRVDGASISYELRASSAFNPFKSRVLSGFSLPERL; encoded by the coding sequence GTGAAGGCGTTTTTCAGTTTTGTGATTCGCTGGGTGATCCCGCTGCTGGGGCTGATCGCCCTGAGCCTGATCATCTGGTTCGTCGGGCCGCTGCTGGAGTTCCTGGTGCCGGAAGGCCGGCGCTGGGCCCTGATCATTTTCATTTTCGCGGTGTGGATCGCCTACCGGGTGTTTCGCATCATCCAGGCCCGCCGGCATGCGGCCAAGGTCTTGCAGAGCCTGGCGGCCGACACCCCGCCGGACCCGGACAGCCTGGCCACCGCCGAGGAGCTGGCGGCCCTGCGCCAGCGCATGGACGAGGCCCTGGTGCTGCTGAAGAAGGCCAAGCTCGGCGGTGACGAGAGGCGCAACCTCTACGAACTGCCGTGGTACGTGATCATCGGTCCGCCCGGCTCGGGCAAGACCACTGCGCTGGTCAACTCCGGCCTGCACTTTCCGCTGGCGGCACAATTGGGTGCAGGCGCCGTGCGTGGTGTCGGCGGTACTCGCAATTGCGACTGGTGGTTCACCGACCAGGCCGTGCTGCTGGACACTGCGGGCCGCTACACCACCCAGGACAGCCATGCGAATGTGGACAAGGCGGCCTGGCTGGGCTTTCTCGACCTGCTCAAGACCCAGCGCTCGCGCCGCCCCATCGATGGTGCCTTCGTGGCCATCAGCCTGTCCGACTTGCTGTTGGGCAGCGAAGCGGAGCGGGCGGCCCACGCCGCGGCGATCCGCCTGCGCATCCAGGAGCTGTATACCCAGCTGGGCGTGCGTTTCCCGATCTACCTGATGCTGACCAAGTTGGACCTGGTGCCAGGCTTCATGGAGTTCTTCGACTCCCTGAGCAAGGAAGAGCGAGCCCAGGTCTGGGGCATGACCTTTGCCCTGGACGATGGCAAGGGCAGCGACAGCCCCCTGGCGCACCTGCCGGCAGAGCTGGCGGCCCTGGAGCAGCGCCTCAACGAACGCCTGGTGGAGCGCTTGCAACAGGAGCGCGACCCGGCGCGGCGCGACCTGATCTACGGGTTCGCGCAGCAGTTCGCGGCGCTCAAGGAGTCCTTGCAGGGCTTCCTCGAAGGCGTGTTCAAGCCCAATGCCTTCGAGGAGCGGGTGCTGCTGCGCGGGGTGTACTTCACCAGCGGTACCCAGGAAGGCAGCCCCATCGACCGCCTGATCGGCGCCATGGCCCAGAGCATGAACCTGGACCGCCAGCACCTGGCGCGCCAGACCGGCACTGGCCGCAGCTACTTCATCGAGAAGTTGTTCAGCGCCGTGGCTTTCGCCGAGCGCGGGCTGGTGGGGGTCAATCCCAAGGTCGAGCGTCGGCGCAAGTGGATCGCCCGTGGCGCCCTGGCGGCCAGCGTGGCCCTGGTGCTGGTGGTCGGTACCCTGTGGATCGTCAGCTATCGGGCCAACCAGGCCTATATCGCCCAGGTCGACCAGCGCGTAGCGCCGGTGCGCCAGAATGTGCAGAACCTCAGCCCGGCCCAGCGCGATGTGCTGGCGGTGCTGCCGCTGCTCAACGCGACCCGCAACCTGGCCGGCGATGCCCCGGGTTGGGCCGAAGGCCTTGGCCTGTACCAGGGCGACATGCTCGAGGCCGAGTCCGCCAGTGTCTATCGCAAGTTGCTGGTGGCGGTATTCGCTCCACGGCTGATGACCCGCATCGAAGAGCAACTGCACAGCGGTGGTAATTCGGACTTTCTCTACGAGGGCCTCAAGGCCTACCTGATGCTGGCGGACAGCGAGCATTACGACGCGGACTTCATCAAGGCCTGGATCACCCTGGACTGGGACCAGACCCTGTCCCGGGAGCTGCCGCCCGACCAGCGCCTGGCCCTGACCGGCCACTTGCAGGCGCTGTTCGAGAAGCATCCGCCCAATGCGCGACTGGATCAGCGCCTGATCGAGGACCTGCGCCGCCAGTTGCAACAGCTGCCAGTGGCCCAGCGGGTCTACGATCGGGTCAAGCGCGCCAAGCTGCCGGCCGGCGTGCCGGACTTTCGCCTGAGCGAAGCCGGTGGCCGTGATGCGGCGCTGGTGTTCACCCGCAAGAGCGGCAAGCCATTGAGCGAGCCGCTGAGCGGGCTGTTCACCGCCAAGGGCTACCGCGAGGGCTTCCTGCTGGCTAGCGTCAACCAGGCCGGAACCCTGGCCGAGGAGCAGTGGGTGCTGGGTCGCGACCAGGCCGAGCAACAGAACGTCGCCAGCCTGGCCGCCGATGTGCGCCGCCTGTACTTCCAGGATTACCTGCGCCAGTGGGACGCGCTGCTGGCGGACATCGACTTCGTGCCGATCACCAGCGTGGCCCAGGCCGCCGATGTACTGCGGATCATCTCCGGCCCCACTTCGCCGTTGAAGAAACTGTTGGTGGCGGTGTCCAAGGAAACCGACCTGCAACAGGAGGAACGCCTGCTGGCAGCCCAGGGCCAGAAGGTCGAGGGCGGGGTCGACCAGCTCAAGCAGCGCCTGGGTTCGCTCTTGGGCCAGGAGCAGGCAGCGGGTCCGGCGGCCGTGGCCAGCGAAGACCCGGTGAGCCTGCACTTCGCCGACCTGATCAGCCTGGTGAGCAAGGGCGAGGGTGAGCCGGCGGCCATCGATGGTCTGCTGGCGGACATGAACGCCCTGTACGTGCAGGTCAGCGCCATGGTCGGCGCCAGCGGCGATGCGCTGCTGGGCGAAGCCAAGAACCAGGCCAGCGCCGCCGCGGCCCGGGTCAGCCTGACCGCTGCGCGCCAGCCGCCGATGGTCCAGGGGTTGGTCAAGTCGGTGGTCGGTTCTACCACCAACACCATGATGGGCGGGGTGCGCAACCAACTGAACGCGGCCTGGGTCAGCGAGGTGGTGAACGTCTATCGCCAGTCCCTGAGCGGGCGCTACCCGATGTCGCCGGGCAGCTCCCGGGATGCGACCCTGGAAGACTTCGGTCAGTTCTTCGGCACCGGCGGAGTGATGGACAGCTACTTTCGCAAGTACCTGCAGCCCTACGTCAACACCTCCACGACGACCTGGAGCTGGCAGCCGGGCGCGGCACAGAAACTGGGAATCTCCCCCGGCGTGTTGCAGACCTTCCAGCGGGCTTCGAACATCCGCGATGCGTTCTTCCGCTCCAGCGGCGGCACCCAGCCGGCTGTGCGCTTCGAACTCAAGCCAGTGGAGATGGACGCCAATATCAGCCAGTTCCTGCTTGACCTGGATGGCCAGCAACTGAGCTACGACCATGGCCCCAGCCGTCCGGTAGCGATGCAGTGGCCCAACCCGGGAAGCATTGGTGTGGTGCGCCTGTCGATCATGCCGCCGTCGGCCAGCGGGCGTTCGGGCATCACCCTGGACGGTCCCTGGGCCTGGTTCCGCCTGCTGGAGCAATCGGACCTGACCGCCACCAATTCACCGGACCGTTTCAACCTGCGGCTGCGGGTGGATGGCGCGAGCATCTCCTACGAGTTGCGCGCCAGCAGCGCCTTCAACCCGTTCAAGAGCCGAGTGCTCAGCGGCTTCAGCCTGCCGGAGCGGCTATGA
- a CDS encoding serine/threonine-protein kinase produces the protein MDILIPGFDIQGEIGEGAMASVYLATQRSLERKVALKVMAASLAADPSFCERFLREGKTLARLSHPHTVTIHDIGNVGELYYMAMEYLPNGTLKERIAAGLTPEQGLTYIRQIASALGYAHAQGLVHRDVKPANILFRADGTAVLSDFGIAKSLDDRTQFTQAGFAVGTPSYMSPEQARGQDIDGRADLYALGVVLYEILVGKLPYNGTDALSTALAHLTEPLPELPVHHGRYQHILGKLLAKDPAERYPDAAALLAALDNLPAAAPEVEATLIQPLPLPPLEVPVGKDLAGLTPVSIEIPQQAPQPAPRQEPRPEPVVPPQRVSSLPPQGAEPTGQRRGPVLALAGVAVAVALAVAGGGYWWLSGDSPQPAPKTATPTPTSGSGSTPSVAPPVSQPVASDVDGGQRPLLMPGKKTLFQRVLSKPGASFSSEPGAAPGPAVPAFSVLYVYQRKQVGGRPWLRLGAASDGRSAGWLPEDQVSDWKQSLVLKFTERSGRAPVMFVRQASQLERLLADPAAAKNLLLNAQKNPQDDQQVLALEPNASAVPQDQFYLLPIFDSKESFDENGQPVQLLNIASIDPGSTPQSISDSTGKSLPVNTAPAAGDAFRTAVVLVVDTSVSMQPYIDRVRDVVHELQSKLAARGELDSVSFGLVGFRNNTSKTPGLEYVTKTLVSLDQGRDPQRFQQLVSQVKATNVSSHSFNEDAFAGVMQAVEGMDWKGYGGRLILLVSDAGALRKNDPYSRTQMNEAEVRQAALGKQIKIYALHLRTDAGKKNHAQAETQYRVLTADANPKIGDLYIPVPGGDVGKFGERVDEIGTVFADLVHQVRSNQQQAVPMLAASPSLAQKSAAIGYAMHMDFLGHKSASQAPQLVSAWTADRDLTNPALPAFQVCVMLTKLQLNDLQQSLKLIVDAARKTQTSPKDFFQEIASASAYMSRDPSALRKGGNLADGGVLGEYLEGLPYRSKSLNMTQDLWLSLSVAEQEDFIDELDSKIRLYETFHNDLANWVRFGDAEPGDALYRVPLSTLP, from the coding sequence ATGGACATTCTGATTCCCGGCTTTGATATCCAGGGCGAGATTGGCGAAGGTGCCATGGCCAGCGTGTACCTGGCGACCCAGCGCTCCCTGGAGCGCAAGGTGGCGCTCAAGGTCATGGCCGCCTCCCTGGCGGCCGACCCGAGCTTTTGCGAGCGCTTCCTGCGCGAGGGCAAGACCCTGGCGCGCCTGTCCCACCCGCACACCGTGACCATCCACGACATCGGCAATGTCGGCGAGCTCTACTACATGGCCATGGAGTACCTGCCCAACGGCACGCTCAAGGAACGCATCGCTGCCGGGCTGACCCCGGAGCAGGGCCTGACCTATATCCGCCAGATCGCCTCGGCCCTGGGCTATGCCCATGCCCAGGGGTTGGTGCACCGTGACGTCAAGCCGGCCAACATCCTGTTCCGCGCCGATGGCACGGCGGTGCTCTCGGACTTCGGCATCGCCAAGTCCCTGGACGATCGCACACAGTTCACCCAGGCCGGCTTCGCTGTCGGCACCCCAAGCTACATGAGCCCCGAGCAGGCTCGTGGACAGGACATCGACGGCCGCGCCGACCTCTATGCCCTGGGCGTGGTGCTGTATGAAATCCTTGTCGGCAAGCTGCCGTACAACGGCACCGATGCCTTGTCCACGGCCCTGGCCCACCTCACCGAGCCGTTGCCGGAGCTACCGGTGCACCACGGCCGCTACCAGCACATCCTGGGTAAGCTCCTGGCCAAGGACCCGGCGGAGCGCTACCCGGATGCCGCAGCCTTGCTGGCGGCCCTGGACAACCTGCCGGCGGCGGCCCCGGAGGTCGAGGCGACGCTGATCCAGCCGTTGCCCTTGCCGCCCCTGGAAGTGCCCGTGGGCAAGGACCTGGCCGGGCTGACCCCGGTCTCCATCGAGATTCCCCAGCAGGCCCCGCAACCGGCCCCGCGCCAGGAGCCGCGTCCGGAACCTGTGGTGCCACCGCAGCGCGTCTCCAGCCTGCCGCCCCAGGGCGCCGAGCCGACCGGCCAGCGGCGTGGCCCGGTGCTGGCCCTGGCCGGCGTGGCCGTGGCAGTAGCCCTGGCCGTGGCTGGCGGTGGCTACTGGTGGTTGTCCGGGGACAGCCCGCAGCCAGCGCCCAAGACCGCGACTCCGACCCCGACCTCCGGTAGCGGGAGCACGCCCAGCGTGGCGCCACCGGTTAGCCAGCCTGTGGCGAGCGATGTCGATGGCGGCCAGCGGCCGTTGTTGATGCCGGGCAAGAAAACCCTGTTCCAGCGAGTGCTGAGCAAGCCTGGAGCGAGCTTTTCCAGCGAGCCCGGGGCGGCGCCAGGCCCGGCGGTGCCGGCGTTCTCGGTGCTGTATGTGTACCAGCGCAAGCAGGTTGGCGGGCGCCCGTGGCTGCGCCTGGGCGCGGCCAGCGATGGTCGTAGCGCCGGCTGGCTGCCAGAGGACCAGGTCAGCGACTGGAAGCAGAGCCTGGTACTCAAGTTCACTGAGCGCTCGGGGCGGGCGCCAGTGATGTTCGTGCGCCAGGCCAGCCAGTTGGAGCGCCTGCTGGCCGATCCTGCGGCAGCCAAGAACCTGCTGCTCAACGCGCAGAAGAATCCCCAGGACGACCAGCAAGTGCTGGCCCTGGAACCCAATGCCAGCGCCGTGCCCCAGGACCAGTTCTACCTGCTGCCGATCTTCGACTCCAAGGAGAGCTTCGACGAAAACGGCCAGCCGGTGCAGTTGCTCAATATCGCTTCCATCGATCCGGGCAGCACCCCACAGAGCATCAGCGACAGCACTGGCAAGAGCCTGCCGGTGAATACCGCGCCAGCCGCCGGTGATGCTTTCCGCACGGCCGTGGTGCTGGTGGTGGACACCTCGGTATCGATGCAGCCCTATATCGACCGGGTCCGCGATGTGGTGCATGAGCTGCAGAGCAAGCTGGCCGCGCGCGGCGAGTTGGACAGCGTCAGCTTCGGCCTGGTGGGGTTTCGCAACAACACCAGCAAGACGCCGGGATTGGAGTACGTCACCAAGACCCTGGTGAGCCTGGACCAGGGGCGCGATCCGCAGCGTTTCCAGCAGTTGGTAAGCCAGGTCAAGGCCACCAATGTGTCCAGCCATTCGTTCAACGAAGACGCCTTCGCCGGAGTCATGCAGGCGGTGGAGGGCATGGACTGGAAGGGCTATGGCGGTCGCCTGATCCTGCTGGTCAGCGATGCCGGCGCCTTGCGCAAGAACGATCCCTATAGCCGGACCCAGATGAATGAGGCCGAGGTGCGCCAGGCGGCCCTCGGCAAGCAGATCAAGATCTATGCCTTGCACCTGCGGACCGACGCCGGGAAGAAGAACCACGCCCAGGCCGAGACCCAGTACCGGGTGCTGACCGCCGATGCCAACCCGAAGATCGGCGACCTGTATATCCCGGTGCCCGGTGGCGATGTGGGCAAGTTCGGCGAGCGGGTCGACGAGATCGGCACAGTGTTCGCCGACCTGGTGCATCAGGTGCGCAGCAATCAGCAACAAGCGGTTCCGATGCTGGCCGCAAGCCCGAGCCTTGCCCAGAAGTCCGCGGCCATCGGCTATGCCATGCACATGGACTTCCTTGGACACAAATCCGCCAGCCAGGCGCCGCAACTGGTCAGCGCCTGGACCGCCGACCGCGACCTGACCAACCCGGCGCTGCCAGCGTTCCAGGTCTGCGTGATGCTGACCAAGCTGCAGCTCAACGACCTGCAGCAGTCGCTGAAGCTGATCGTCGATGCGGCGCGCAAGACCCAGACCTCGCCCAAGGATTTCTTCCAGGAAATCGCCAGCGCCAGTGCCTACATGAGCCGCGACCCCTCGGCCTTGCGCAAGGGCGGCAATCTCGCCGATGGCGGCGTGCTGGGGGAATACCTCGAAGGCCTGCCGTACCGCAGCAAGTCGCTGAACATGACCCAGGACCTGTGGTTGTCACTGAGCGTGGCCGAGCAGGAAGACTTCATCGATGAGCTGGATTCGAAGATCCGTCTCTACGAGACCTTCCACAACGACCTGGCCAACTGGGTACGCTTCGGCGATGCCGAGCCGGGTGATGCCCTGTACCGCGTTCCCTTGTCGACGTTGCCCTGA
- a CDS encoding PP2C family protein-serine/threonine phosphatase, which produces MRSAPQLSYQSASYSHVGMVRKINEDAWLEAPETGLWLVADGMGGHAAGDYVSSLIVDSLRAVPAGDNLEQYAAALRNGLAAVNAAVREETANRGVTMMGSTVVLLAVRGDQAVCLWAGDSRLYRLRDEQLESISRDHSYVQDLQDSGLLSEAEARVHPRANIVTRAIGVEAQLELSQVDLQVQAGDTFLLCSDGLNKTAEDFELRDVLSHNEPNDVVRSLIHLGLTRGAPDNITAIVIKAAGH; this is translated from the coding sequence ATGCGTTCAGCGCCACAACTGTCCTACCAATCCGCCAGCTACAGCCATGTCGGCATGGTGCGGAAAATCAATGAAGACGCCTGGCTGGAAGCTCCGGAGACCGGCCTCTGGCTGGTGGCGGACGGCATGGGCGGGCACGCCGCCGGGGATTACGTCAGCAGCCTGATCGTCGATAGCCTGCGGGCGGTGCCGGCCGGCGACAACCTGGAGCAATACGCTGCCGCGCTGCGCAACGGCCTGGCGGCGGTCAACGCCGCCGTGCGCGAGGAAACGGCCAACCGTGGCGTGACCATGATGGGCAGTACCGTGGTCCTGCTGGCGGTACGCGGCGACCAGGCGGTGTGCCTGTGGGCTGGCGACAGCCGCTTGTACCGGTTGCGCGATGAACAGCTGGAGAGCATTTCCCGGGACCACAGCTACGTCCAGGACCTGCAGGACAGCGGCTTGCTCAGCGAGGCCGAGGCTCGGGTCCACCCGCGTGCCAACATCGTCACCCGGGCCATTGGCGTCGAGGCCCAGCTGGAGCTGTCCCAGGTCGACCTGCAGGTACAGGCCGGTGATACCTTCCTGTTGTGCAGCGACGGCCTGAACAAGACCGCCGAGGACTTCGAACTGCGCGACGTGCTCAGTCACAACGAGCCCAACGATGTGGTGCGCAGCCTGATCCACCTGGGCCTGACCCGGGGCGCGCCGGACAACATCACCGCCATCGTGATCAAGGCCGCAGGACACTGA